The following proteins come from a genomic window of Candidatus Zixiibacteriota bacterium:
- a CDS encoding branched-chain amino acid ABC transporter permease gives MSEFLQQLINGIAWGSIYALIALGYTMVYGVLRLINFAHGDVYMVGAFAGFYAVKWLGLAQEPTIFGAVAVFLLSMGACGILGFVIERGAYKPLRKAPRLTALITAIGVSLLLENAGQLIFGADPKFFPQIIAKKDVISSGGIILTNQQVIVLGVSLFLMASLQLFVMRTKTGKAMRAVSFNREAASLMGISVDRIISITFVLGSALAGAAAILVGLTNPKIEPLMGIMPGIKAFVAAVLGGIGNIPGAMLGGMIMGIAEVMVVGYLSSTYRDAIAFAILILILLFKPSGLLGGFTGEKA, from the coding sequence AACGGCATCGCCTGGGGTTCGATCTATGCCCTGATAGCCCTGGGGTATACCATGGTCTACGGGGTTCTGAGGCTGATAAATTTTGCGCATGGCGACGTCTATATGGTTGGTGCATTTGCCGGATTCTATGCGGTCAAATGGCTTGGTCTGGCCCAGGAACCTACCATTTTCGGAGCGGTGGCTGTTTTCCTGTTGTCTATGGGAGCCTGCGGGATTCTGGGATTCGTTATCGAGAGGGGTGCCTACAAGCCTCTGAGAAAAGCTCCCAGGTTGACCGCATTAATCACAGCTATTGGAGTATCTTTGCTCCTGGAGAATGCCGGGCAACTAATCTTCGGAGCTGACCCTAAATTTTTTCCCCAGATAATTGCCAAAAAAGATGTTATCTCAAGCGGCGGGATAATCCTTACCAATCAGCAGGTAATAGTATTAGGGGTATCGTTGTTTCTAATGGCATCTCTACAGCTTTTTGTCATGAGAACTAAAACCGGCAAGGCTATGCGTGCAGTTTCTTTTAACCGCGAGGCGGCTTCCTTAATGGGAATATCAGTAGACCGGATTATCTCCATAACTTTTGTTTTAGGCTCAGCCCTGGCTGGGGCTGCGGCCATCCTGGTTGGTCTGACCAATCCCAAGATAGAGCCTTTGATGGGAATAATGCCCGGGATTAAGGCATTTGTTGCCGCAGTTCTTGGAGGCATAGGCAACATTCCAGGAGCAATGTTAGGCGGAATGATAATGGGGATAGCTGAGGTAATGGTGGTGGGATATCTATCCTCGACCTACCGGGATGCTATCGCTTTCGCTATCCTGATCCTGATATTGCTTTTCAAACCTTCTGGTTTATTGGGTGGTTTTACAGGCGAAAAAGCGTAA